Proteins from a single region of Parambassis ranga chromosome 18, fParRan2.1, whole genome shotgun sequence:
- the LOC114450838 gene encoding dynactin subunit 1-like isoform X3, protein MSSAGTVESAKPPKIGSMVEVTGKGQRGTVAYIGATLFASGKWVGVILDEPKGKNDGTVQGKRYFTCEENHGIFVRQSQIQVVEEGSSATSPDTSESSMAKTLKQKDIPETPKTTKQTPVNVKKWSTPRLAPATSLPSLLVRPSGRPSVSLMGSRESLSSSLSGDVSEVRLSSQHGALGAPVVPQPSGSPAAPSASVPATPSKVEPAISKQEEDSLRTQVKDLEEKLETLKMKRMEDKAKLKELEKHKIQLEQLQEWKTKMQEQQNDLQRQLKEAKKEARDAQEAKEHYMEEMSDTADAIEMATLDKEMAEERAESLQAEVDSLKEKVEELSMDLEILRHEISEKGTDGAASSYQVKQLEEQNSRLKEALVRMRDLSASEKQEHVKLQKQTEKKNTELETLRAQKEKLQEEVKQAEATIDELKEQVDAALGSEEMVETLTERNLDLEEKVRELRETVTDLEAINEMNDELQENARETEMELREQVDLSVAKVREAEKRVEAAQETVADFQQTISKYRELTTSLQEANRDLISQQSANAEQVQQPPAELFDFKIKFAETKAYAKAIEMELRKMEVAQSNRQVSLLTSFMPDSFLRHGGDHDCILVLLLIPRLICKAELISKQAQEKFDLNGNLTQGTGFRGPAGEQRSFASGLIYSLSLLQATLHKYEQALGTCSVDVFKRMGTLYSEMSFHERSLDYFIDLLHKDQLDETVQVEPLTKAIKYYQQLYSVHLADHTEDCTVQLADHIKFTQSALDCMVVEVARLRAFLAAGQESSGFTVLLKDLDTSCSDIRQFCKKIRRRMPGTDVAGVPAALNFGPQVSETLTECRRQLTRVVAVLQEVAASGAQMVAPMGEQEGLHALRLDDITAKAVEQVYGTHGVNGPEYLCQSCSSVIATMNKMATAMQEGEYDAEKPQGKTPPVEIRAATVRAEMTDAEGLGVKLEDRETVIKELKKSLKIKGEELSEANVRLSLLEKKLDTSTKDADERVEKIQTKLDESLTLLKKKEKEFEETMDALQADIDQLEAEKAELKQRINNQSKMTIEGLRSSAASGIASIVQGSAGGLPPSIAGPVQVVDSPLLRQQVEAQRLSIKHLKNENNRLKAEKMRAQLASLPPLCPPKLPQVSKDSSMPPEGLNTGIYRRTDQLLATLLKLSAEVKVVDITGKTAVSASAQLLEQTARLQNLSDALDKLKGEVAEHVVSHQPGAKASSDFATFPVSAFVKAKEEKQGGTVFVGRVAIPCTHGQEQVHRLVLSQQQLQQVHRLLMV, encoded by the exons ATGAGCAGCGCAGGAACAGTGGAGAGTGCTAAACCTCCAAAG ATTGGCTCTATGGTTGAGGTGACAGGCAAAGGTCAGCGTGGTACTGTTGCCTACATTGGTGCCACCCTCTTTGCCTCTGGAAAATGGGTAGGCGTCATACTGGATGAACCCAAAGGCAAGAATGATGGAACCGTGCAGGGGAAACGCTACTTCACCTGTGAGGAAAACCATGGGATATTTGTCAGACAGTCCCAG ATCCAGGTGGTGGAAGAGGGTTCCAGTGCCACCTCACCAGATACTTCTGAGTCTAGCATGGCAAAGACCCTTAAACAAAAAG aCATTCCTGAGACTCCAAAAACAACCAAGCAG ACACCAGTGAACGTTAAGAAG TGGAGTACGCCACGTCTTGCACCAGCtacctccctcccctccctcttggTACGTCCCTCCGGCCGTCCCAGCGTGTCGCTGATG GGATCTCGTGAGAGTCTTTCCTCCTCGCTGTCCGGTGATGTCAGCGAGGTGCGTCTGTCCTCCCAACATGGTGCACTGGGGGCGCCTGTCGTGCCTCAGCCCAGCGGGTCGCCTGCAGCACCCTCTGCCTCCGTCCCAGCTACTCCAAGCAAG GTGGAACCTGCCATATCCAAGCAG GAGGAAGATTCACTGCGAACCCAAGTCAAGGAtttggaggagaagctggagacTTTGAAGATGAAGCGAATGGAGGACAAGGCCAagctgaaggagctggagaaacACAAGATCCAGCTGGAGCAGCTTCAGGAGTGGAAGACCAAAATGCAAGAGCAGCAGAATGACCTTCAGAGACAACTCAAAGAGGCCAAGAAG GAAGCCCGGGATGCACAGGAGGCCAAGGAGCATTACATGGAAGAGATGTCTGACACAGCAGATGCCATAGAGATGGCAACACTGGACAAAGAGATGGCTGAAGAACGAGCAGAGTCACTGCAAGCAGAGGTGGACTCACTGAAAGAGAAGGTCGAAGAGCTCTCCATGGACCTGGAGATCCTCAGGCATGAGATTTCAGAGAAAG GCACAGATGGAGCAGCCTCAAGTTACCAAGTCAAACAGCTGGAAGAGCAGAACAGCAGACTTAAAGAAGCATTGGTCAG GATGCGTGATCTGTCTGCCTCAGAGAAACAGGAGCATGTGAAGCtgcagaagcagacagagaagaagaacactGAGCTGGAGACTCTCAGGGCTCAGAAGGAAAAGCTGCAAGAGGAAGTCAAACAGGCGGAGGCCACCATTGATGAACTGAAGGAGCAG GTGGATGCTGCTCTGGGGTCAGAGGAGATGGTGGAGACTCTGACAGAGAGGAACCTTGACCTGGAAGAGAAAGTCAGAGAGCTGAGAGAAACAGTCACTGATCTG GAAGCCATCAATGAGATGAATGATGAGCTCCAGGAGAAtgccagagagacagaaatggaGCTGAGAGAGCAGGTGGACCTGAGTGTAGCAAAGgtcagagaagcagagaaaaggGTGGAGGCTGCCCAGGAGACTGTAGCTGATTTTCAGCAGACCATCAGCAAATACAGAGAGCTCACCACCTCACTTCAG GAGGCCAACAGAGACCTGATCAGTCAGCAGAGTGCCAATGCAGAACAAGTTCAGCAGCCGCCTGCAGAGCTGTTTGACTTTAAGATCAAGTTTGCCGAGACTAAGGCCTACGCCAAG gCCATTGAGATGGAGTTGAGAAAAATGGAAGTGGCCCAATCAAACAGACAGGTGTCACTGCTCACCTCCTTTATGCCGGACTCCTTCCTCCGCCATGGTGGAGACCACGACTGTATTCTGGTGCTCCTGCTCATCCCCAGGCTTATCTGCAAG GCTGAGCTGATCAGTAAACAGGCCCAGGAGAAGTTTGATTTGAATGGAAACCTAACCCAGGGAACAGGATTCAGAGGGCCTGCAGGAGAACAGCGCAGCTTTGCTTCAGGACTGATCTACTccctcagcctgctgcaggctaCTCTGCACAAATATGAACA GGCTCTGGGTACTTGCAGTGTGGATGTTTTTAAGCGCATGGGTACACTGTACTCTGAAATGAGCTTCCATGAGCGCTCTCTGGATTACTTCATAGACCTGCTGCATAAAGACCAGCTTGATGAGACTGTTCAGGTGGAACCCCTGACCAAGGCTATCAAATACTATCAG CAACTGTACAGCGTCCATCTGGCAGATCACACTGAGGACTGCACAGTGCAGCTGGCTGACCACATTAAG TTCACCCAGAGTGCCCTGGACTGTATGGTGGTGGAGGTAGCTCGCCTGCGGGCATTCCTGGCTGCAGGACAGGAGAGCTCTGGCTTCACAGTTCTTCTGAAGGACCTGGACACCTCCTGCTCTGACATCAGACAGTTCTGTAAGAAGATCCGACGCCGCATGCCTGGAACTGATGTAGCTGGAGTTCCTGCTGCTCTCAACTTTGGACCACAG GTGTCGGAGACGTTGACTGAGTGCAGGCGTCAGCTGACCCGTGTGGTTGCAGTGCTGCAGGAGGTGGCTGCATCAGGAGCTCAGATGGTTGCTCCAATGGGAGAACAGGAAGGTCTGCATGCTCTCAGACTGGATGACATCACCGCCAAGGCTGTGGAGCAG GTATACGGCACCCATGGTGTGAATGGCCCAGAGTATCTTTGTCAGTCTtgcagctctgtcattgctACCATGAACAAGATGGCTACAGCCATGCAGGAGGGAGAGTATGATGCTGAAAAACCACAAGGAAAG ACTCCTCCAGTGGAGATAAGAGCAGCCACCGTCAGGGCTGAGATGACTGATGCTGAGGGTCTAGGAGTCAAACTAGAGGACAGAGAAACAGTCATCAAAGAGCTCAAGAAGTCCCTCAAGATAAAG GGTGAGGAGCTGAGTGAGGCAAATGTccgtctgagccttttggagaAGAAGCTGGACACCTCTACTAAAGATGCAGATGAGCGTGTGGAAAAGATTCAGACCAAACTCGATGAGAGTCTCACTCTgctgaagaagaaagaaaa GGAGTTTGAAGAGACGATGGATGCTCTGCAGGCCGATATCGATCAATTGGAGGCAGAGAAGGCAGAGCTGAAACAACGCATCAATAACCAGTCGAAGATGACCATCGAAGGTCTGAGAAGCTCAGCTGCATCAGGGATCGCCTCCATTGTACAGGGATCTGCAGGAG GTCTGCCTCCCTCCATAGCAGGTCCAGTACAAGTGGTGGACTCCCCTCTCCTCAGGCAGCAGGTTGAGGCTCAGAGGCTGAGCATTAAACACCTCAAAAATGAGAACAACAGGCTAAAG GCAGAAAAGATGAGAGCCCAGCTGGCCTCCTTGCCACCACTCTGCCCACCCAAACTGCCACAGGTGTCCAAAGACAGCTCCATGCCTCCAGAGGGACTCAACACCGGCATCTACCGCAGGACTGACCAACTGCTGGCAACGCTGCTCAAGCTCAGTGCAGAGGTTAAAGTAGTGGACATCACTGGGAAGACTGCTG TTAGTGCTAGCGCCCAGCTGTTGGAGCAGACCGCTCGACTGCAGAACCTCAGTGATGCTCTGGACAAACTCAAG GGTGAGGTAGCTGAACATGTGGTCTCACATCAGCCAGGAGCAAAGGCCTCCTCTGACTTTGCCACATTTCCAGTCTCTGCCTTTGTTAAG GCCAAGGAAGAGAAACAAGGAGGAACAGTGTTTGTGGGTCGTGTTGCCATTCCTTGCACCCATGGACAGGAACAAGTCCACCGCCTCGtcctgtcacagcagcagctgcagcaagtCCACCGTCTCCTCATGGTGTAA
- the LOC114450838 gene encoding dynactin subunit 1-like isoform X4 — protein sequence MALNRRHSYTPRLTSPLISKMSSAGTVESAKPPKIGSMVEVTGKGQRGTVAYIGATLFASGKWVGVILDEPKGKNDGTVQGKRYFTCEENHGIFVRQSQIQVVEEGSSATSPDTSESSMAKTLKQKDIPETPKTTKQTPVNVKKGSRESLSSSLSGDVSEVRLSSQHGALGAPVVPQPSGSPAAPSASVPATPSKVEPAISKQEEDSLRTQVKDLEEKLETLKMKRMEDKAKLKELEKHKIQLEQLQEWKTKMQEQQNDLQRQLKEAKKEARDAQEAKEHYMEEMSDTADAIEMATLDKEMAEERAESLQAEVDSLKEKVEELSMDLEILRHEISEKGTDGAASSYQVKQLEEQNSRLKEALVRMRDLSASEKQEHVKLQKQTEKKNTELETLRAQKEKLQEEVKQAEATIDELKEQVDAALGSEEMVETLTERNLDLEEKVRELRETVTDLEAINEMNDELQENARETEMELREQVDLSVAKVREAEKRVEAAQETVADFQQTISKYRELTTSLQEANRDLISQQSANAEQVQQPPAELFDFKIKFAETKAYAKAIEMELRKMEVAQSNRQVSLLTSFMPDSFLRHGGDHDCILVLLLIPRLICKAELISKQAQEKFDLNGNLTQGTGFRGPAGEQRSFASGLIYSLSLLQATLHKYEQALGTCSVDVFKRMGTLYSEMSFHERSLDYFIDLLHKDQLDETVQVEPLTKAIKYYQQLYSVHLADHTEDCTVQLADHIKFTQSALDCMVVEVARLRAFLAAGQESSGFTVLLKDLDTSCSDIRQFCKKIRRRMPGTDVAGVPAALNFGPQVSETLTECRRQLTRVVAVLQEVAASGAQMVAPMGEQEGLHALRLDDITAKAVEQVYGTHGVNGPEYLCQSCSSVIATMNKMATAMQEGEYDAEKPQGKTPPVEIRAATVRAEMTDAEGLGVKLEDRETVIKELKKSLKIKGEELSEANVRLSLLEKKLDTSTKDADERVEKIQTKLDESLTLLKKKEKEFEETMDALQADIDQLEAEKAELKQRINNQSKMTIEGLRSSAASGIASIVQGSAGGLPPSIAGPVQVVDSPLLRQQVEAQRLSIKHLKNENNRLKAEKMRAQLASLPPLCPPKLPQVSKDSSMPPEGLNTGIYRRTDQLLATLLKLSAEVKVVDITGKTAVSASAQLLEQTARLQNLSDALDKLKGEVAEHVVSHQPGAKASSDFATFPVSAFVKAKEEKQGGTVFVGRVAIPCTHGQEQVHRLVLSQQQLQQVHRLLMV from the exons ATGGCTTTGAACAGACGACATTCTTATACTCCCAGG CTGACCAGCCCACTGATCAGCAAAATGAGCAGCGCAGGAACAGTGGAGAGTGCTAAACCTCCAAAG ATTGGCTCTATGGTTGAGGTGACAGGCAAAGGTCAGCGTGGTACTGTTGCCTACATTGGTGCCACCCTCTTTGCCTCTGGAAAATGGGTAGGCGTCATACTGGATGAACCCAAAGGCAAGAATGATGGAACCGTGCAGGGGAAACGCTACTTCACCTGTGAGGAAAACCATGGGATATTTGTCAGACAGTCCCAG ATCCAGGTGGTGGAAGAGGGTTCCAGTGCCACCTCACCAGATACTTCTGAGTCTAGCATGGCAAAGACCCTTAAACAAAAAG aCATTCCTGAGACTCCAAAAACAACCAAGCAG ACACCAGTGAACGTTAAGAAG GGATCTCGTGAGAGTCTTTCCTCCTCGCTGTCCGGTGATGTCAGCGAGGTGCGTCTGTCCTCCCAACATGGTGCACTGGGGGCGCCTGTCGTGCCTCAGCCCAGCGGGTCGCCTGCAGCACCCTCTGCCTCCGTCCCAGCTACTCCAAGCAAG GTGGAACCTGCCATATCCAAGCAG GAGGAAGATTCACTGCGAACCCAAGTCAAGGAtttggaggagaagctggagacTTTGAAGATGAAGCGAATGGAGGACAAGGCCAagctgaaggagctggagaaacACAAGATCCAGCTGGAGCAGCTTCAGGAGTGGAAGACCAAAATGCAAGAGCAGCAGAATGACCTTCAGAGACAACTCAAAGAGGCCAAGAAG GAAGCCCGGGATGCACAGGAGGCCAAGGAGCATTACATGGAAGAGATGTCTGACACAGCAGATGCCATAGAGATGGCAACACTGGACAAAGAGATGGCTGAAGAACGAGCAGAGTCACTGCAAGCAGAGGTGGACTCACTGAAAGAGAAGGTCGAAGAGCTCTCCATGGACCTGGAGATCCTCAGGCATGAGATTTCAGAGAAAG GCACAGATGGAGCAGCCTCAAGTTACCAAGTCAAACAGCTGGAAGAGCAGAACAGCAGACTTAAAGAAGCATTGGTCAG GATGCGTGATCTGTCTGCCTCAGAGAAACAGGAGCATGTGAAGCtgcagaagcagacagagaagaagaacactGAGCTGGAGACTCTCAGGGCTCAGAAGGAAAAGCTGCAAGAGGAAGTCAAACAGGCGGAGGCCACCATTGATGAACTGAAGGAGCAG GTGGATGCTGCTCTGGGGTCAGAGGAGATGGTGGAGACTCTGACAGAGAGGAACCTTGACCTGGAAGAGAAAGTCAGAGAGCTGAGAGAAACAGTCACTGATCTG GAAGCCATCAATGAGATGAATGATGAGCTCCAGGAGAAtgccagagagacagaaatggaGCTGAGAGAGCAGGTGGACCTGAGTGTAGCAAAGgtcagagaagcagagaaaaggGTGGAGGCTGCCCAGGAGACTGTAGCTGATTTTCAGCAGACCATCAGCAAATACAGAGAGCTCACCACCTCACTTCAG GAGGCCAACAGAGACCTGATCAGTCAGCAGAGTGCCAATGCAGAACAAGTTCAGCAGCCGCCTGCAGAGCTGTTTGACTTTAAGATCAAGTTTGCCGAGACTAAGGCCTACGCCAAG gCCATTGAGATGGAGTTGAGAAAAATGGAAGTGGCCCAATCAAACAGACAGGTGTCACTGCTCACCTCCTTTATGCCGGACTCCTTCCTCCGCCATGGTGGAGACCACGACTGTATTCTGGTGCTCCTGCTCATCCCCAGGCTTATCTGCAAG GCTGAGCTGATCAGTAAACAGGCCCAGGAGAAGTTTGATTTGAATGGAAACCTAACCCAGGGAACAGGATTCAGAGGGCCTGCAGGAGAACAGCGCAGCTTTGCTTCAGGACTGATCTACTccctcagcctgctgcaggctaCTCTGCACAAATATGAACA GGCTCTGGGTACTTGCAGTGTGGATGTTTTTAAGCGCATGGGTACACTGTACTCTGAAATGAGCTTCCATGAGCGCTCTCTGGATTACTTCATAGACCTGCTGCATAAAGACCAGCTTGATGAGACTGTTCAGGTGGAACCCCTGACCAAGGCTATCAAATACTATCAG CAACTGTACAGCGTCCATCTGGCAGATCACACTGAGGACTGCACAGTGCAGCTGGCTGACCACATTAAG TTCACCCAGAGTGCCCTGGACTGTATGGTGGTGGAGGTAGCTCGCCTGCGGGCATTCCTGGCTGCAGGACAGGAGAGCTCTGGCTTCACAGTTCTTCTGAAGGACCTGGACACCTCCTGCTCTGACATCAGACAGTTCTGTAAGAAGATCCGACGCCGCATGCCTGGAACTGATGTAGCTGGAGTTCCTGCTGCTCTCAACTTTGGACCACAG GTGTCGGAGACGTTGACTGAGTGCAGGCGTCAGCTGACCCGTGTGGTTGCAGTGCTGCAGGAGGTGGCTGCATCAGGAGCTCAGATGGTTGCTCCAATGGGAGAACAGGAAGGTCTGCATGCTCTCAGACTGGATGACATCACCGCCAAGGCTGTGGAGCAG GTATACGGCACCCATGGTGTGAATGGCCCAGAGTATCTTTGTCAGTCTtgcagctctgtcattgctACCATGAACAAGATGGCTACAGCCATGCAGGAGGGAGAGTATGATGCTGAAAAACCACAAGGAAAG ACTCCTCCAGTGGAGATAAGAGCAGCCACCGTCAGGGCTGAGATGACTGATGCTGAGGGTCTAGGAGTCAAACTAGAGGACAGAGAAACAGTCATCAAAGAGCTCAAGAAGTCCCTCAAGATAAAG GGTGAGGAGCTGAGTGAGGCAAATGTccgtctgagccttttggagaAGAAGCTGGACACCTCTACTAAAGATGCAGATGAGCGTGTGGAAAAGATTCAGACCAAACTCGATGAGAGTCTCACTCTgctgaagaagaaagaaaa GGAGTTTGAAGAGACGATGGATGCTCTGCAGGCCGATATCGATCAATTGGAGGCAGAGAAGGCAGAGCTGAAACAACGCATCAATAACCAGTCGAAGATGACCATCGAAGGTCTGAGAAGCTCAGCTGCATCAGGGATCGCCTCCATTGTACAGGGATCTGCAGGAG GTCTGCCTCCCTCCATAGCAGGTCCAGTACAAGTGGTGGACTCCCCTCTCCTCAGGCAGCAGGTTGAGGCTCAGAGGCTGAGCATTAAACACCTCAAAAATGAGAACAACAGGCTAAAG GCAGAAAAGATGAGAGCCCAGCTGGCCTCCTTGCCACCACTCTGCCCACCCAAACTGCCACAGGTGTCCAAAGACAGCTCCATGCCTCCAGAGGGACTCAACACCGGCATCTACCGCAGGACTGACCAACTGCTGGCAACGCTGCTCAAGCTCAGTGCAGAGGTTAAAGTAGTGGACATCACTGGGAAGACTGCTG TTAGTGCTAGCGCCCAGCTGTTGGAGCAGACCGCTCGACTGCAGAACCTCAGTGATGCTCTGGACAAACTCAAG GGTGAGGTAGCTGAACATGTGGTCTCACATCAGCCAGGAGCAAAGGCCTCCTCTGACTTTGCCACATTTCCAGTCTCTGCCTTTGTTAAG GCCAAGGAAGAGAAACAAGGAGGAACAGTGTTTGTGGGTCGTGTTGCCATTCCTTGCACCCATGGACAGGAACAAGTCCACCGCCTCGtcctgtcacagcagcagctgcagcaagtCCACCGTCTCCTCATGGTGTAA